A genomic segment from Cetobacterium sp. ZOR0034 encodes:
- a CDS encoding helix-turn-helix domain-containing protein, with product MLNYKDKNYFCQLDLGLEFIRGKWKGLIICHLKNEPVRFLELQRRTKGITQKILNEQLKALEEEGIVERIVYPEVPPRVEYKLTQKGLALLPALEMIEKWAENYLDSCDIGD from the coding sequence ATGTTAAATTATAAAGATAAAAACTATTTTTGCCAATTAGATTTAGGATTGGAGTTTATTCGTGGAAAATGGAAAGGCCTTATTATTTGTCATTTAAAAAATGAACCTGTAAGATTTTTGGAGCTTCAAAGAAGAACGAAGGGTATTACTCAAAAAATATTAAATGAACAATTGAAAGCACTAGAAGAAGAAGGAATTGTTGAAAGAATTGTTTATCCAGAAGTTCCACCAAGAGTTGAATATAAGCTTACACAAAAAGGATTGGCTCTTTTACCAGCTTTAGAAATGATTGAAAAATGGGCTGAAAACTATTTAGATTCTTGTGACATTGGAGATTAA
- a CDS encoding amidohydrolase, with product MKQILIKNAYIVSMNAKREIFNNGSILIENDRIKEIGKIDEKKLLADVEVLDAKGKIVLPGFVNTHVHLSQQLGRGIADDVDLLTWLRERVWPYESSFDYESSLISSTACCVEMIKSGVTTFLESGGQYVDAMVEAVKTTGIRAALSKSVMDEGVGLPENWIKTADEEIATQKDLYDRFNNTADGRVKIWFALRTIFNNSDELILKTKKIADELNTGIHMHIAEIAAENDYVKANRGDSTVEHLHKLGALGPNLLAVHTVWLTDREIDLFRLYDVKVSHNPAAAMKVVLGFARIPEMLEKGLNVSIGTDGAPSNNRMDMMREMYLTSLIHKGRTLNPKAVPAEQVLEMATVHGAKCALLDKEIGSLEVGKKADLIVLNPNTLHSLPLHDPIANIVYTMSSENVESTMCNGQWLMKNREILVLDEADLIEKLKIKAEEIKKKAKIELPNRFPVVDII from the coding sequence GTGAAACAAATTTTAATAAAGAATGCATATATAGTTTCTATGAATGCAAAAAGAGAAATTTTTAACAACGGTTCTATCTTAATCGAAAATGATAGAATAAAAGAGATTGGAAAAATAGATGAGAAAAAGTTATTAGCAGATGTAGAAGTTTTAGATGCAAAGGGGAAAATTGTATTACCAGGATTTGTAAATACTCATGTTCATTTATCTCAGCAACTAGGAAGAGGGATTGCAGATGATGTGGATCTTTTAACTTGGTTAAGAGAGAGAGTTTGGCCATATGAAAGTAGTTTTGATTATGAAAGTTCTTTAATATCATCAACAGCTTGTTGTGTTGAGATGATAAAATCTGGAGTTACAACATTTTTAGAATCTGGTGGACAATATGTGGATGCTATGGTTGAAGCGGTAAAAACTACAGGAATTAGAGCAGCACTTTCAAAATCAGTTATGGATGAGGGCGTTGGACTTCCAGAAAACTGGATAAAAACAGCGGATGAAGAGATTGCAACTCAAAAAGATTTATATGATAGATTTAATAATACCGCAGATGGAAGAGTAAAAATATGGTTTGCATTGAGAACTATATTTAATAATTCGGATGAGTTAATATTAAAAACAAAAAAGATTGCAGACGAGTTAAATACAGGAATTCATATGCATATAGCAGAGATAGCAGCAGAGAATGATTATGTAAAAGCGAATAGAGGAGATTCAACAGTAGAGCATCTACATAAATTAGGTGCTTTAGGACCAAATTTATTAGCGGTTCATACAGTTTGGCTAACTGATAGAGAGATAGATCTGTTTAGACTATATGATGTAAAAGTATCACATAATCCAGCAGCAGCAATGAAAGTTGTTTTAGGATTTGCAAGAATTCCAGAGATGTTAGAAAAAGGATTGAATGTTTCTATAGGAACAGATGGAGCACCTTCTAATAATAGAATGGATATGATGAGGGAGATGTATTTAACATCACTTATTCATAAAGGAAGAACTTTAAATCCAAAAGCTGTTCCAGCAGAGCAAGTATTAGAGATGGCAACAGTTCACGGAGCTAAATGTGCACTATTAGATAAAGAGATAGGAAGTTTAGAGGTTGGAAAAAAAGCTGACTTAATAGTTTTAAATCCAAATACACTTCACTCATTACCACTTCATGACCCTATAGCTAATATAGTTTATACAATGTCGAGTGAAAATGTTGAATCGACGATGTGTAATGGTCAGTGGTTAATGAAAAATAGAGAGATTTTAGTTTTAGATGAAGCTGATTTAATTGAAAAATTAAAAATCAAGGCAGAAGAGATAAAAAAGAAAGCAAAGATTGAGTTACCAAATAGATTTCCAGTAGTGGACATAATATAG
- a CDS encoding NCS2 family permease — protein sequence MSTLTDKLNRFFKIEERGSSVRTEVLGGLTTFLTMAYIVFVNPAILSATGMDKGALITVTCLATAIGTGIAALWANAPFALAPGMGLNAFFTYTLVLGQGVSWEDALGVVFISGLFFLLMTLGGIREKIANAIPSVVSTAATSGIGLFIAFIGLKNMEVIVANPATFVGLGKFSLPTVLGILGLAIMAVCEIKRVRGGILISIAITTIIGMFLGIVDAPTAIVSMPPAITPIFMKVNILGALKISLIGSIFSFMFIDLFDSLGFMMACYKNMGLVQGDEGAKGLKRMLQVDVSSTLIGAVLGTSTVTSFAESAAGIAAGARTGLASLVTSGLFLLALLFTPLVGVVPGYASAPALVLVGVFMFKSIGNIDFTDMKLAVPAFITIVMMPLTYSISIGLSFGFVAYIITHVAAGEIKKINLTLWVIGALSVLNLVVS from the coding sequence GTGAGCACATTAACAGATAAATTAAATAGATTTTTTAAGATAGAGGAGAGAGGAAGTTCTGTTAGAACAGAGGTTTTAGGCGGACTTACAACGTTTTTAACAATGGCATATATAGTATTCGTTAATCCAGCAATACTATCAGCTACTGGAATGGATAAAGGAGCACTAATAACAGTTACATGTTTAGCGACAGCGATTGGTACTGGAATAGCTGCACTGTGGGCAAATGCACCATTTGCTTTAGCACCAGGAATGGGATTGAATGCATTCTTTACTTATACACTAGTTTTAGGGCAAGGAGTTTCTTGGGAGGATGCATTAGGTGTTGTATTTATATCAGGACTATTCTTCTTGCTTATGACACTAGGTGGAATAAGAGAAAAGATAGCAAATGCTATTCCATCAGTTGTTTCAACAGCGGCGACATCAGGAATTGGATTATTTATAGCATTCATAGGACTTAAAAATATGGAGGTAATTGTAGCCAATCCAGCAACTTTTGTAGGATTAGGAAAGTTCTCTTTACCAACTGTTTTAGGAATTTTAGGATTGGCTATAATGGCTGTTTGTGAGATAAAAAGAGTTAGAGGTGGAATTTTAATAAGTATAGCAATAACAACTATAATTGGTATGTTTTTAGGAATAGTAGATGCACCAACAGCAATAGTTTCAATGCCACCGGCAATAACACCGATCTTTATGAAGGTTAATATTTTAGGAGCTTTAAAAATATCATTAATAGGATCGATTTTCTCGTTTATGTTTATAGATTTATTTGATTCTTTAGGATTTATGATGGCTTGTTATAAAAATATGGGACTAGTTCAAGGGGATGAAGGAGCAAAAGGTTTAAAAAGAATGCTTCAAGTAGATGTATCTTCAACTTTAATCGGAGCTGTTTTAGGAACGAGTACAGTAACATCGTTTGCTGAATCAGCAGCTGGAATAGCAGCTGGAGCTAGAACAGGATTAGCTTCATTAGTTACAAGTGGACTATTTTTATTAGCGTTACTTTTCACTCCTTTAGTAGGAGTAGTTCCAGGGTACGCATCAGCACCAGCATTAGTACTAGTTGGAGTATTTATGTTTAAATCTATAGGAAATATAGATTTTACAGATATGAAGTTAGCTGTTCCAGCATTTATAACTATAGTTATGATGCCGTTAACTTACAGTATTAGTATTGGATTAAGCTTTGGATTTGTTGCTTATATAATAACTCACGTAGCTGCGGGAGAGATAAAGAAAATAAATTTAACACTTTGGGTAATCGGTGCATTATCAGTTTTAAATTTGGTTGTATCTTAA
- a CDS encoding manganese efflux pump MntP family protein encodes MDTLSLVLISIGLAMDAFAVSLTEGLAMKRLKKRNIFRIALVFGGFQALMPYIGWRIGGVFAEKISQYDYIVTTILLLFVGGKMIYDGWQEQECEEKGKCDMVSNLLLLGFATSIDALAIGFSFSLVPNLDIYYSIEIIGIITFFIASIGVFLGHKMGHLISYKTEYLGGGILVLMGLKAFVSHFI; translated from the coding sequence ATGGACACGTTATCACTAGTATTAATATCTATAGGATTGGCTATGGACGCATTTGCAGTTTCATTGACAGAGGGATTGGCAATGAAGAGATTAAAAAAAAGGAACATATTTAGAATTGCACTTGTTTTTGGAGGATTTCAGGCTTTGATGCCGTATATTGGATGGAGAATAGGTGGAGTTTTTGCAGAAAAAATATCGCAGTATGATTATATTGTAACAACAATACTATTATTATTTGTTGGTGGGAAAATGATTTATGATGGATGGCAGGAGCAAGAGTGCGAAGAGAAAGGTAAATGCGATATGGTGTCGAATTTACTTTTATTAGGGTTTGCTACAAGTATTGATGCTTTGGCTATTGGATTTTCATTCTCATTGGTTCCAAATTTAGATATATATTATTCGATAGAAATAATTGGAATAATAACTTTCTTTATAGCTTCAATTGGAGTTTTCTTAGGACATAAGATGGGGCATCTAATAAGTTATAAAACAGAATATCTAGGTGGAGGAATTTTAGTTTTAATGGGGTTGAAAGCTTTCGTAAGTCACTTTATCTAA
- a CDS encoding metallophosphoesterase: MERLFLVNFMFLLAILPIIYLRRSYFRRNIFLGRFLGNYIFITHYIFFLLIILGVVNHFYNLTKFDMLTVAFIVLPIFFVFSYYNFSVARVIKMEIHLKNHNIGKKLRIAFISDVHLSALTNKKNIERSLERMFEEEPDILLIGGDLIDYSCRDIKSNFSNSFRRVTPKYGIYAIVGNHEYQGGVESNIKYIENLGIKILRDEVLTVDGVNIIGRDDVTNKRRKKIAYLTKKINTDLPTILLDHNPNSIEEAILNKIDLELCGHTHRGQFFPYNLIVKKMYKNYHGYKKFEETHTLVSAGFSSWLIPYRVNSTSEINIIDLYY; the protein is encoded by the coding sequence ATGGAACGATTGTTTTTAGTAAATTTTATGTTTTTATTAGCAATTTTACCAATTATATATTTAAGACGTAGTTATTTTAGAAGAAATATTTTTTTAGGAAGATTTTTGGGTAACTATATTTTTATAACTCACTATATATTTTTTCTATTGATTATACTAGGAGTTGTAAATCATTTTTACAACTTAACTAAATTTGATATGTTAACTGTAGCTTTTATAGTTTTACCGATATTTTTTGTTTTTTCTTATTACAACTTTTCAGTTGCTAGAGTAATAAAAATGGAGATTCATTTAAAAAATCATAATATAGGTAAAAAGTTGAGAATAGCTTTTATATCTGATGTTCATCTATCTGCATTAACTAATAAAAAAAATATAGAGCGTTCGTTAGAGCGAATGTTTGAAGAGGAACCAGATATTCTTTTGATAGGTGGAGATTTAATAGATTATAGTTGTAGAGATATAAAATCGAATTTTTCAAATAGTTTTAGAAGGGTAACGCCTAAATATGGTATTTATGCTATTGTTGGAAATCATGAATATCAAGGCGGAGTTGAATCTAATATAAAATATATTGAAAACTTGGGGATAAAAATTTTAAGAGATGAAGTTTTAACAGTTGATGGAGTAAATATAATTGGAAGAGATGATGTTACAAATAAAAGAAGAAAAAAAATTGCGTATTTAACAAAAAAAATAAATACTGATTTACCAACAATCCTTCTAGATCACAATCCGAATTCAATAGAGGAAGCAATTTTAAATAAAATTGATTTAGAGCTTTGTGGACACACACATAGAGGACAGTTTTTTCCATATAATTTAATTGTAAAAAAAATGTATAAGAATTATCATGGATATAAAAAATTTGAGGAAACTCATACACTTGTGAGTGCTGGATTTAGCTCATGGCTTATACCGTATAGAGTTAACAGTACGAGTGAGATAAATATTATAGATTTATATTATTAA
- a CDS encoding SLC13 family permease — MKELFNRLKSESLFLIATLFAALSSFISLPKFSYIDTHVLMILFNLMVVVELYKKESILDFIAISFLKKYNNQRVICAALIFLVFFFSMFLTNDVALITFVPLTIIIGKKSNFSTLKIVILETIAANLGSALTPMGSPQNIFIFSKFAPSAIEFFKITIGISSLGLIILLVINFFTPKDQLYFELDIPILNKNLNVLFSSTIFILVLMNIFFKFPITYITLLNLTYLILRKENILKELDWILLATFVSFFIFVGNLSNITFIKEIMTNLLATDLGIYLTGIFMSQIISNVPAAILISGFTAEWKPLLIGVNIGGLGTLIASLASLISYKLYLDEYPEDKKEYFKIFSILNFAILILLGSLFIFFI, encoded by the coding sequence TTGAAAGAGTTATTTAATAGATTAAAATCTGAGTCGCTATTTCTTATAGCGACCCTTTTTGCTGCCTTGAGCAGTTTTATTTCATTACCAAAATTTTCATATATTGATACTCATGTATTGATGATACTTTTTAATCTGATGGTTGTTGTTGAACTCTACAAAAAAGAGAGTATTTTGGATTTTATAGCTATCAGTTTTTTAAAAAAGTATAATAATCAAAGAGTTATATGTGCTGCTCTAATATTTTTAGTTTTTTTCTTTAGTATGTTTTTAACTAATGATGTGGCACTTATAACTTTTGTACCTCTAACTATAATAATTGGAAAAAAATCAAATTTTTCAACTTTAAAAATTGTTATTTTAGAAACTATTGCTGCTAATTTAGGAAGTGCTTTAACCCCTATGGGAAGCCCTCAAAATATTTTTATATTTTCTAAATTTGCACCTTCAGCTATAGAGTTTTTTAAAATTACAATTGGAATATCATCTTTAGGTTTAATTATTCTTTTAGTTATTAATTTTTTTACACCAAAGGATCAGCTATATTTTGAGTTAGACATACCTATTTTGAATAAAAATTTAAATGTTTTATTTTCATCAACTATTTTTATTTTAGTTTTGATGAATATATTTTTTAAATTTCCAATAACCTATATAACTCTTTTAAATCTAACTTATCTTATTTTAAGAAAAGAAAATATTTTAAAAGAATTAGATTGGATTCTTTTGGCTACTTTTGTCAGCTTCTTTATATTTGTTGGTAATCTTTCTAATATAACTTTTATAAAAGAGATAATGACAAATTTACTGGCAACTGATTTAGGAATATATTTAACTGGAATCTTTATGAGTCAAATTATCAGTAATGTTCCTGCTGCAATTCTTATTTCTGGTTTCACAGCAGAATGGAAACCTCTTCTTATAGGAGTTAATATTGGTGGTCTTGGAACTTTAATCGCATCGTTAGCTAGTTTAATATCGTATAAACTATATCTTGATGAATATCCTGAAGATAAAAAAGAATATTTTAAGATTTTTTCAATTTTAAATTTTGCAATTCTAATTCTTTTAGGAAGTCTATTTATATTTTTCATCTAA